TTGTTATCTTGGTTCTTCCAATTTATATAACAAAAACACATGAACCCCAAGGTCGATTTCTTTTTTAATAAAGACAGCAAGTGGCAGGAGGAATACAATCAGCTAAGAGCCATCATCCTCGACTGTGGGCTGACCGAAGAACTGAAATGGGGTGTCCCATGTTACACCTATCAGAAAACAAATGTCGTTTTGATCCATGGTTTTAAGGACTACTGCGCACTGCTATTTCATAAAGGGGTTTTATTGAAAGACCCTGCAGGCATCCTGATCCAGCAAACGGAAAATGTGCAGTCGGCCCGCCAGATTAGATTTACCGATCTCCAACAGATAAGGAAGCTGTCACCTGTTTTAAAAGCATACATCCACGAAGCTGTGGAGGTAGAGAAATCCGGACTGAAGGTGGCGTTCAAGAAGACAAAGGAATTCAATATCCCCGAAGAATTTCAAAACAAACTGGATGAAAACCCAAAGCTGAAAACTGCTTTCAAGGCATTGACACCCGGAAGACAAAGGGCCTATCTGCTGTACTTTTCCTCCGCCAAGCAATCCAAGACCCGCGAAGCCAGGATCGAAAAATACCTGCCGCAGATCATGGACGGGAAAGGGATGGATGATTAATTGACTTGATACTTCCCCACCTACCTTACCTCCATATTCCCGAAACCAACCTGCTGGGAGTACTCACCTGGTTTTTGTACCGGGAATTTGCAAGGCGTCCAAAGAAATAAATCTTTCTAAAGTCATTAATTGCACACGCCCCTGCGAGCTGACAGGGGCGTGTGTATTTGTATTCGGGTTCAGTATAATCCTTTTGCCAAATTGAAGTAGATTTCAAGGAGTGATCAGCCATCTATTTGCCTCCGGCATTCAGGGCATAGCTCCAGGTTCACCGCATCAATGGTCCTGATCGTTTCTGCGGCATCCTGCATCACACATCCGGGAGAGGTACAATGCTTCAGTCCCAGGTTATGGCCTATCTCGTGGATGCTGATCTTTTTCAAACGCTCATAAAATTTACCCTGATCATCCGACTTCAGCCGGAAAAGTGACACCACACAACTCGGCCCCGGTCTGCTTCCCAGGCCAAAAACGCCCCAATCCTCGTATTTATATTCCGGCTTTTTTACGTTTCCAGATGCATCCAATTTGGTAATCGAAATATCCTTTGTGGTAAGCCCCAGGATATGATCAGCCGATGCCGGCAAGTGTTCCTTTAAATCCTTTAAAAGAATACTTGCGCGATACCGCGGGGATTTCACATTGGTAAAGGCTTTCTCCGGCAGGTCCCTGGTTGGTAGTACAGATACGTTAAATTGATATACTTCCTCAATGACTTTTTGCACCGTGTCACATGTGGTCTGATCTATGCCGGTATATGGCTGTATGACAACAACAGGGGGCTGATGCCTGCATGCAGACACCAGTACCATGATAACCACAAAGGCAGAAAGTTGCCAGGTCATATGAAAGCCATATCTGAAACCCATTACATTCCCACCTACCCTGAAATGTGTTTCTTCGCATCCTCCTCCATTTTCTTGCGGAGCGACAAGGGCCTCATATCCGTCCACACCTCTTCGATGTAGTCCAGGCATTCCTGTTTGGTCCCTTGTTTCCCCGCGGCATTCCATCCCAGGGGAAGTTCCCGGTCTGCCGGCCAGATGCTGTATTGCTCTTCGTGGTTGATCACCACCTGGTATTGTATGTCTTGATCGTCATCATTCCAAGTCATAACCTATACGTTTTACGGGTTCATATTTTTATTACTGTAACCAAGATAATCGGTTTCAGCGGATCTTCAACTTTAACCCAACTAATGAAGATAGTTCGGCTCATTCTTCACCTCCTACTGCATAATTTGGGTTGAACTCTTCTTATTTGCTTAATGTCATCCTGAATTTATTTTATTAAATTGGAGATTCCACACTTACAATGACGCTAAAAATAAAATCGGATTATGAAAAAAGGACTACTGATCATCGGGGTAGCGCTGTGCGGAATCACTTACGGACAACAATACCAACCCTTCTCTGAAGCAGACAACACCACCTGGGTGGAATGGACCGGCAATGGACACGGCTTTAATTGCTGTTGCAGTGGTACCTGTGTCCACGAAGAAAATTATAAACTTTTTATCGACGGCGATACAACCATCGGGTCAACCATCTACAAGAAGATCTACCGCACCGGAAGCGATAAGGATTATGTCTCCGGTCCTGCCACATGCCCACAAGGATGTACCAACACACCAGCATACGTTTACTATGAGAATATCTACCAGGCTGCCATTCGCCAGGACATCAATATGAAGCAGGTCTTTGCTGTAAATCCAGGGCAAAACACCGAAACGCTTATTTACGATTTCAATGTGATGGTGGGAGATACCTTCATTCCCGGCTCGGACAATGTCGTTGCAGAAATTGATTCCGTGCTGACAAACCTCGGATACCGCAAACGATACTGGTTAAGCCAGGGTGCGGCCAGCAAGTATGTGGCCGTCATCGAAGGCATCGGCAGTACATACGGACTGCTAACAGAACTTGTTCCTCCTTTTGAGACCACCTGGATGCTGAACTGCTATGTAGAACAAGACAGCACCATTTATCCGGATGGCACCCTGCCATGCGACATCCCTACATCCTTGACAGACCTTCATGCTGCAGAGGTGTCACTGAATGTATTTCCGAACCCGTTTGACAAGGCCACCACGATCCGGTCTTCTGTCGCCTGCAGTTCTTACAGGATTTACAGTTTAGCGGGAGAATTGGTAAGGAGGCAGGAAGGTCTCTCGGACACAAACCTCACCATCGAACGGGGCAGTCTCCCCACGGGCATGTATTTCATTGAAGTGATGTCCGAAGATGGCCTGTTAGGGAGACAGCGAATTATTATTCAATGATGAATGACAGGATGACCACGTTAATTTCCAAAGGAAATTGACCTTGATCAGCTGGCTGTCATGTCGCTTTATAGATCCCTCGCTACGCTTCAGGATGACAAAGTTGTTGGGTCGGATATGAAGAAATATAGAAGCGTAGCGAGGGATCTATCAATAAAGTTATTTACCTCTTCTGATGATGGTGTACAAGGAAAAATATTGTACGTCTAACCTCTGATATCTTTTACTCCTGACAACACAGTCTCAGGAAGGACATGTTTACATAGGAAGTCAACGAGCTGATGACAGTCATAAGTTATTTCGGACCACCTCCCGTTGTTCATTCATAAAAAATCGCCACTTTCGCGGCCAATGATCTCATGGGTATTGTTCATGAACTATGAAAGATAAAATTGATTTCATCTTTCATAGTTCATGATATAATAAATGAGATGATTTTGCGATTTGAATTACCATGAATGACCTGAGATTTTATTGCCTTTCCGCCGGAGGATTTCTGGCGTTGTTGATTGCCCTTTTTACTGTTCTCGGGAATGAACACATTTTCAAAAGCACACTCGGCAAAGTTGCCAAGCCCTACCAGAATATAGACGGGTAGATTGGTAACGGTACAGGACCATACACCGAATTAACAGAAGAATCCCTGAACCACTGGGATGTGTGGTACTATATGCTGATCCGGGAAGCCGATTATGATGTCAACACCACCGTCGGTGACTACATCTTTGCATTCTTTCCGCTGTTCCCGCTGGTATGGAAACTGTCGTTGCTGCCTATCACTTGGGTACCTTTGCTTAATTATGTCCTCTTTGTGACCTCCCTCTTTTTACTTTTCCAGAGTCATTCCTGGAACAGAATGAGCAGTGCGCACAACCGGATTCTGTTTCTTATCGCCCTCACCCTCCCTACCATCGCTTCCTTTCTTATGCCTTACACGGAAGCGGTTTTTGCCGTTACACTTGCCGTAGCATTGATCGGGATGATGAAGGGAAAATACCGGATGTACTTTACCGGTGCATTACTGGCCGCTGCCACCCGGCCTTCCGGTACGCTGATCATCGGAGCACTTTTCGTGCTGGACCTGATCCGGAATCATAAATTACCACTTACTATTCTGCTTAGGGAATATCTGAAGAAAGCACTTCCATTTGCACTTGGAACATTGCTGGTGGGCATCTACCAGCATATGGTGGGCAGTGGGTCTATCTTCACATTCATGGATGTTCAGAAGGGCTGGGGCACAAAACTGGCTGTTCCACATGACATCCGTGACTGGTCACATGAATCATTCGGAATGACGATGGCGGTGATCTTCTTTATCATGCCTGCGGTTCTATTTGTCATGTACCAACTTTTGCTGAAGCTTAAAAACAAAGGCAATGATCTACCGGTCAGGGAACTTTTTACCGCACCCCATGAGGAAAGAAAGCAGTATGTGTTTCAATTTTCAGCCGTATATCTTGGCGTCATGTGTTTGTTCGCCATCCTGTTCAACGGCGGGAACATGCACAGCATCTACCGCTATATTTGCTGTACCCCTTTTTTCTATGTTTTTCTTCTGCACGGCGAAAAGCAACTTGAACAGATCCCGACAAAGTTAACCCCGCCGGTTTTTTCAATTCTGCTATTACTGGGAATTCTCTTTTTGTCCCTGGTGCCCTACTCCACCTACTGGACATTCTCTGATCTTGGATTTTTCCTTCTGGCGGGTAGTGTTTTATTGATGATCACCGCCAGGCGATTTGCACAAAGGAAACTTTACCTTGGCCTGCTGGCAACACACATTTTCTTCTCGGCATTATGGACCACATGGATCTTTAACATGCTGCTGTCTGATGCGTGGATTTCTGTGTAATGAATATCAAAAGGAATACGTGTAACTAACTCCAGTGATAAACGAGGTCCAGGGATTGACAACCTGTATTTCCTTATTGATCATATAGAACAGTTCAATGCTGCTCCATTTATTGAAGTCGTATTCCATGCCTCCCCTGAAGCGGATCTTCGTGATCCAGTCATCAACCCGGTAAAAAGCCTCAGCCTCCAGATAGGGTGTGTATTTTTTTTCCAGGTCGTATTTCAATGCAAGTCTGGTGCGCAGGTAATCCCTGGCCACCTCTCCTTTTTCTCTACGGTTGATATCCCGGTAAGTCGCCTGATAACGTTCGCGAAAGGTCAGACTGATCGGCTTGAGTTTTATTTTATACGAAAGATCTGCATAGTACCTGTGACACAAACTATACCGGTTATCCAGTTGCCGGTCCTGCCCGAAGCGATAAAAAGCTGAGATATGAAGACGTGGCCTGATCTTGTATGCCCCCCCGATTTCTGAGAATGTCGATCCCAGCTCAGTCACGTTCTCATTCCAACGCAATGCCTGACCGAATTCAACGGAGAATTTTTGCGTGAGGTTCTTTTTAACGTTGACACCCAGCCACAATCCTGCGTCCTTCACCTGTGCCGTGCATACCGTAGAACCAACGATAAACAAAGCGGTTACGGATATCGCAAGTAACCTAATCCTCATAATAATAGATACGAATGATCGCCGTGTCTTTGAGAAAATCCACTTTGTGCAGGGTAATGCGATTGATCTTGAGGCCGGTCCGCTTTTCAAGATCAGCCATCAACTCTTCCCGGCGTTCGGGTTTGATCATGTCAATGTTCTCATACTGTATCACCTTCGATGCTTCCTTTTTGATCAGGAGGTTGCTCTCCAGAAGATAGGTGACACCGATAATAATGGCATTCAAAAGGATAAACTCATCCGCACTTCCTTTGGTGACCGCGGTGATCAGACCGATGGCGATGACCAGAAAAAGGTAGGTCATGTCCTTCATGGATATGCCTTCGGTACGATAACGTAGCATGGAAAATACCGCGAACAGACCGAAGGCGGCTCCCATGCTCATCTCTACTTTATTGAGCAAAAAAGTGATCAGGAAGATGATCAGGTTGAAAATAAAAAAGGTAAAAAAATATTCCCTGTTGCGGTAAATGGGATAATAGATAAACCTGACCAGAACAAATACCGACGCAAAATCAATGACCAGCCGCATGAAGAATTTGCCGGACAATTTATTGAATAGCGTGAATGCGCTCTTTGCATTCGCTTCATTCATTATATCAAGTAGTACCATGGGCAAGCTTGATTAATCGTGAAATTCTCACCTTGAAATTGTTGTGTTTGATGTCATTGAAAAGTGCAACAACCCCGAAACAATATTTGCTGATCGATCCCCTCCTGATCTTATGTTCTCTCATGGACTGCATGAAAGGTGTAAAGATGGAAAGCTTGTCCTGCTTCACCTCTGCAATCACCAGGTTTTGTAACTCACTTGTCTGATGCTCGTTCTTAAACCGCAAATCCAGATCTATGGTGACCCGTTCCGTGGAATGCTTGTTTACCAGCGTGATCCTGGAGTAGTTCACCCATAGCTTTGCTTCAAGTTGATCGGCATCCATCCTGGTTTTTTCCTGCAACAGATGTTCGGCATCGTCCCTGATCTGATCACCGGAAGGCGCCTGCCTTACACGATCCTTGATCGTACGGCCCTTGTTGTTCTTGAACTTGACCTCAAAAAAGTCCAACTCCGATTCCACGTATTTTCGGAAACGCACCTTGAACCTGTTCATTTTTCCCCGGTGGTGATGGTGGTAAAGATCAAATCCCTTGGTATCGAAATACAGCGACTCATACCTGCTGATGCGATTGTTGTTTACCTCCAACACCTTATAGTCAGGGCTAAGT
This DNA window, taken from Flavobacteriales bacterium, encodes the following:
- a CDS encoding YdeI family protein → MNPKVDFFFNKDSKWQEEYNQLRAIILDCGLTEELKWGVPCYTYQKTNVVLIHGFKDYCALLFHKGVLLKDPAGILIQQTENVQSARQIRFTDLQQIRKLSPVLKAYIHEAVEVEKSGLKVAFKKTKEFNIPEEFQNKLDENPKLKTAFKALTPGRQRAYLLYFSSAKQSKTREARIEKYLPQIMDGKGMDD
- a CDS encoding DUF4956 domain-containing protein, translated to MNEANAKSAFTLFNKLSGKFFMRLVIDFASVFVLVRFIYYPIYRNREYFFTFFIFNLIIFLITFLLNKVEMSMGAAFGLFAVFSMLRYRTEGISMKDMTYLFLVIAIGLITAVTKGSADEFILLNAIIIGVTYLLESNLLIKKEASKVIQYENIDMIKPERREELMADLEKRTGLKINRITLHKVDFLKDTAIIRIYYYED
- a CDS encoding polyphosphate polymerase domain-containing protein translates to MNRLPDILNSFEAISLEEMDRVKLMNRVDTKFVFPLYQLEDILQSLSPDYKVLEVNNNRISRYESLYFDTKGFDLYHHHHRGKMNRFKVRFRKYVESELDFFEVKFKNNKGRTIKDRVRQAPSGDQIRDDAEHLLQEKTRMDADQLEAKLWVNYSRITLVNKHSTERVTIDLDLRFKNEHQTSELQNLVIAEVKQDKLSIFTPFMQSMREHKIRRGSISKYCFGVVALFNDIKHNNFKVRISRLIKLAHGTT
- a CDS encoding MbtH family NRPS accessory protein translates to MTWNDDDQDIQYQVVINHEEQYSIWPADRELPLGWNAAGKQGTKQECLDYIEEVWTDMRPLSLRKKMEEDAKKHISG
- a CDS encoding DUF2490 domain-containing protein yields the protein MRIRLLAISVTALFIVGSTVCTAQVKDAGLWLGVNVKKNLTQKFSVEFGQALRWNENVTELGSTFSEIGGAYKIRPRLHISAFYRFGQDRQLDNRYSLCHRYYADLSYKIKLKPISLTFRERYQATYRDINRREKGEVARDYLRTRLALKYDLEKKYTPYLEAEAFYRVDDWITKIRFRGGMEYDFNKWSSIELFYMINKEIQVVNPWTSFITGVSYTYSF
- a CDS encoding matrixin family metalloprotease, producing MTWQLSAFVVIMVLVSACRHQPPVVVIQPYTGIDQTTCDTVQKVIEEVYQFNVSVLPTRDLPEKAFTNVKSPRYRASILLKDLKEHLPASADHILGLTTKDISITKLDASGNVKKPEYKYEDWGVFGLGSRPGPSCVVSLFRLKSDDQGKFYERLKKISIHEIGHNLGLKHCTSPGCVMQDAAETIRTIDAVNLELCPECRRQIDG
- a CDS encoding T9SS type A sorting domain-containing protein; its protein translation is MKKGLLIIGVALCGITYGQQYQPFSEADNTTWVEWTGNGHGFNCCCSGTCVHEENYKLFIDGDTTIGSTIYKKIYRTGSDKDYVSGPATCPQGCTNTPAYVYYENIYQAAIRQDINMKQVFAVNPGQNTETLIYDFNVMVGDTFIPGSDNVVAEIDSVLTNLGYRKRYWLSQGAASKYVAVIEGIGSTYGLLTELVPPFETTWMLNCYVEQDSTIYPDGTLPCDIPTSLTDLHAAEVSLNVFPNPFDKATTIRSSVACSSYRIYSLAGELVRRQEGLSDTNLTIERGSLPTGMYFIEVMSEDGLLGRQRIIIQ